The Corylus avellana chromosome ca11, CavTom2PMs-1.0 genome contains the following window.
CAAACCAGTATTTGGCCGAATGGCATGTTGCACACTTTCACTTTAAGGAGGCATTGCCGCATTGCATGAAGGCATTGGAGATACATCAGAAGGAGTTGGGACAAAATTCGGTGGAGGTTGCAAGTGATAGGAGGCTTCTTGGGGTTATCTACACTGGGTTAGAAAAGCAGAATGGGTTGTTGCGAAAGGTTTGGGTCTTATTTCGGATTTGCAGATTGCGGTGGGGAGGAATTACGAAACCGCTATTAACACTTTGGAAGGAGTTGTTGAGCCGCTGGATAGTAAGACTCGGGTTTTTATCTCAATGGGCAAAGCATTATGTAATCAAGGAAAGTTTGCAGACGAAAATAGGTTTCTGGAGATTGTTGAGGATAGCAAGACTCGGGTGTTTATCTCGATGGGAAAAGCATTATGTAATCAGGGGAAGTTTGCGGCCGAAAAAAGGTGTCTGCAGATTGTTGTGGAAATTCTTGAGAAGTTGAGGGTGCGAAAACACGGATGGCATTGGCAGCTACCTGCTCACACACCAATACGAAAGATGGCATATGCTCATGAATTACTTTTCTTTGGGGATGATTAGTCAAGTTTAAATAAGTAAAACCATAATCTTTCTTTTAATGGTTCCCTCATTGTGTTTCTGCTAGGCACATGACCGTGAAAaatgatcatcttcattttaaattctctctattttctccGGTTAATAAACTTAGAAAGGCACATTTTTTGCTCTTGATTTGTagccattttttattattatttttttaaaataagggtatttatataaatttagtTTACAAACAtcattattttacatttttttaacaattttgattAACGGCATAGGTTTTTGtaataaaatggtagtttaatgtGGCTTAATCTGCACAATTTTTCAAAGATAACATCACATATGACATTgaattaagacaaaaaaataggaataatACTACACTTATTcccacttttttatataatttttttacacccataagtgacttttaaaatcactattagatcaaaatctaataaaaataatttcatattcaatggtgattttaaaagtcatttacaaatgtaaaaaaatagaataagtATAGCCCTCCTCAGAAATGAGAgaaccaaaaagaaataaaaagcaaatattGATCACATAAAATTGAGTATAAGCTTATAGATTCAGGGATTTAAAACTAATTATCACGGAACTAGAACAAACCAAATTCGCACACACAAATATTCCAAATTCACGGAATTAGCACAAGCCATACTTtacatttccaaaaaaatacaGGAATTTCATGGCTTTTTTCTAGAGCAAGGGCTCAATAAAAGATCAGGACAAAACAATTTTACATTTTGTTGACCTATCAGGGGAACAATCATACCATTTCACAACAATTTTACAATTGTGTGATCCTCTAGGGAGCTCTATCAACTGTTTACAAAACTTCACTCGATTCTCTAAGCTCAGAAACACCGAGAAAAATATAACTATTTTCTCCAAGACAACTGCCTTCTTGAGCAAAATTTTTATGGCAGAAAGCCTATTCTCATCTCCATCATACCTATCGACTTTAATCCGCTTGAGATGGGACAAAAAACATGAAGGCACTGGGTCCAATATCCTatcatcttcttcctcacaATTTGATGTCAGACCGCCCTAAATgatcatttcaaaataaatgttttatcCATCATTGTAAATCAGCTGTAATAAGAAGGAATAGATACAAGATAGTAGACATTGTAGATCAAGTGAGGTTACCGTCCAAAATTTCAGATTCTCAAGACAAGGAGATCTTTGCAATATCTTCAGCAGTGCTTCAGAACTAAGATCTATTGACATTTCAGTGACATTGAACATCAAGCTCACCAGGTTATTGAACATAGGCATATGAGGTAGGAGTTCTGCTGCATATCTTAGAACCTAAGCATAGGATAAAGTAATGCATCATAATTAAAATACATCCAGAAACAAAGCAAATGAAAATGACAAACACGATATTAAAGCATGCTAGGATCATAGTGGAGAGTGATTAATAATTATCAAATTAGATTTGAGAAGAATAACTTGGAATTAAACACAAACCTAATCAGCAATTTCTAATCACTCACTAATATAGGTAGAAAGTCATCTGAATTTAGTAGTAAGAGACTGTATAGGACAAGGGTAAGACTTCGTTCAAGTCTTACTGACCAAAccaagatttatttatttattattattttttttttctgggcagAAGAATTTTCTGTTTAATATCAATAACACATAGCCTAAGAGtagaaacataaacaacatatGGACACTTTCATCACCATCAGAGAAGCACTTATCCAATGGTTTTCCAAAAGCTATACAGAtactaaaagaaataaaagacaaCTTAAATAGCATGAAAACATAGAAAGGTTACTTTCCTTTATATGACATTAGCTTTACCTTCGGTTTGTTACCCTTTCCGATTTTACCACTAAAATCATACCACATTTATGCAAGCAATGCAAAGGAGAGCATAATTTTTCCAGCATTATGTTGATATGTTACAGTAAAATATGAATTTACAAAGAGAGACGCAGGCATACCTTAACCACCTTAGAGGAAAGTCTTAGGAATTGTACGTTGGAGAGCCCTGTAAGAAGCTTATGCACGCGATGAGCAATTTGTTCTGATGTATCATTAGTTCCAAGATGAATACTTGCCTTTTCTAGTGAGAATGACTCATATAAGCAATATTCGTTTAACAGACAACCacagtaattaaaatttttgagacCAACTCCAAAAATCATAAACTGACAACCATCCCCATAACACTCAAATTCGAATATGCTCATAGAATGAAGCTTGGGAGCAGAAATACGCACAACCTTGAGATCAACCCAGCTGCAACGGTTTAATTCCAACTCCTCAAGGACAGGCAGACCAGAGAAAAACTGCTGGGTTAAGTATTCATCTGAAAATGTTACTTTTCCAATATTCAAGACTTTGAGATTTGAGAAACAAATTGTAGAGGGAAGCTTGAAGATACAGCTCATATAAAGGTCCAAGCTTGTCAATGTCTTGGAAGTAAACAAGCAATAAGGCAGTGAAAATTCTCTTTTGATGTTTTCAAGCGTAATAAACAACTCTTGAACATTATGCCTTACTGCAGCAGAGATCCACGTATTAACACGAGATGCATCACTTAGCACATCACAACAGAGACTGAATCGTTCTATAACAGAGGAGTCACGAAGGCAAAACACCTTGTCCACAAACTTCATAAAAAGTGGTCTCCTAAGCTTTCGCTTAGCGTGCGAGGCATGTAACAAGTTAAAATCTAGATTGGGAATCGAAGCCCATAGGTATTCCCACCTTTTGCAAAGCACGCTTGTCCTAACAGCATCTTCTGTTcgaagaaaggaaagaatgtgTAGAAGAATCTCCTCGGGTAAGTTACCTAAGCAATTACTGTTCCCATCAATGTCCTGTTCTACATTCAGTTTCTGCTTCTTAATGGGTTTTTGAATAAGTGAATTAGCCTCCATGATTCAGATGGTTCCCCTGATACATCCAATACTTTGTCAGATACGGTAACATCTTTTTGGTGTAAATGATGGAATAATATAGAGAATAGTAGTGTCTAGTGTGGGTTGTATTGAGGTTCTGTAGAATTATGTTGAGTGTGTTTTTCTGCATAATTGTGTTAGAGTTCACACTGAGGATTGTAAAAAAGTTCTGCAGATTGTATTTCAGCAGTTTGTGTTAAAAAGGAGAGTTTTTGTACTGATTGTttgttagtaaaaaaatttattcatcgAAAAAAGATGCAGTGACATCCATAAAAGGCTATAGGCCTGTGATGGAAACTTTGTACAAACACATTAACACTGAGATACAAAGTTACAAACATTCAGCTAAAAACATGAGCATTACTAAGGGATTTATTTTCAGCTACAAACATGGGCTAATGCAAAATTTTGGATATTTCAGAGTCTTGACCAGATTGAAAGATTCAGTATTCACTTGTTTATTTTTCTGGGTATTTCTTATTTACATTTCTAACATTTACCACAATCAAGAAAGGAACAGAATTTTCGCTATTACTTGAGGATCATAAAGACAAAGGTTGGATGATTACCGCTCACGCCACCGGCGATAGCGTCCTTGGACTAATCCAAGCTGGTCGGCAGCCTCTTTGACGGCTCCGGAAAGGAGGGAGTCGATGTGTCCGACCGGGATGGCGTGGCGGCGGAGGAACTGGTAGCAGGTGCGGGTCGTGAGGGAGGAGAAGAGAAAGGTTGTTATACAACTAGGGAAAAATACTGAAAACGAAAATGCTACTGAGTTGTGTCGGTCACttttcttaagaaaatatttgttcAACCAGAATTGGTATGCAACAGTTTTTacggcaaatttttttttcagaatatAATGGATCTTAGAAACTTTTATATTATAACTATGTTTTGTACAAACAAAGGTAAAATCCGAAAAtaccctcaaattttttattctaatcaggccaaaaaaataaaaggataatcttttttttttttttttcttttcttttcttttaattcaaacaaatatattaaagagaattgaattatcatagataattatctattctcagataatttcgaatttcaaaataaaattgttattttgaatttcgaaataaAACTGTTGCTTTGAATTTCGAAAAATTAAATTGCTATAAACTGATAATCCAACTGACACCTAAATTTGACCgaaaatgaatggtcatgatcagATCGCTCCAAGCTCCAATGCCACTAGCGCCCTACAACCCATGCCACGCGTGCTGCGTGCGTCCGGTACTTTGCAGCGTACGGTAACATGTATTAGAGTGTACCCTAGAATAACTCATTTAACTGTTTCTTTCTAATATGGGATAACtttcattcaatattttttaaaactttctatttaaaatattctcaagatacaaaatattatctatatatatatttattttgaaaatatttcaacaaagGTGAGAGAGAAGCAAAAGAGGAGGTGGTAGCCGGTAGGGCctgttattattttaaatacCAACCAATtaatgaaaaacaatttttcataTTACTTTTAGGGTCTCACTCAAAAAtggaaattaataattttttttccaaaatattttcaacgcAAACTTTAATGTCTCtcaaaaaccattttacatcaAATGCAATCTTAATGAAATATGATTCATGTTGGTAAAGTATTGATCATATATTGCAAAAGGTGAGAAAGTAAAAGATTTGGAGGCATGATAAAAGCACAATTTTAgctcaacttttttcttatttggtcttttttttaaaaaacaaaataaaagaaaaagaaaaattttaaagcaataacatcctatgtggtttttttttttttttggtatttaaaaaaaaatgaatttttcttcataataatgaccagaccctttttatgaagaaaaatactattttctttttaaaataatatcaaaaaattgtgcctttattatttctcccaaaaaaatgtcacaatatttatattctctttggataatgttataatattttatacgATTGTGTTATAcccaaaagtgaaagaaaagaaatgaaaaaggaaataataattTGTTGTCTTTACTTAATAATATGGCTCTGTTTGCCATTGgccctggaacggtactgttctaAGGCCTCCttcaatctcaaaaaaaaaaaatttcacctcaaaatttatcttaatatctctattttttatatcatatcattttttttattattcaaataaaaaaattactataaaacaaattttttacattttttcatataaaatatattttttcacttttctctccaaaactttttcactaaaaccaatcaaacatatattattaaaaaaaacctaCAGTATCAACCCTaaaacagtaccgttccagggcACATGGCAAACAGGGCGGTAGTAATggaaattaaaacttttaagggaaaatatCTGTAATTCATGAGCATTTGAACCTGTATACACGACAAAATGGGTTTGGTATTCTCTGTTCCAAAACAGAGAAACCTCAGTTAAGGGTTTTGTAAGGGTTTACTGAAATTCTAATTTCAGCAAATATCCAGAGACGTCTCAAAAGTTGCACCATGAGAAAAAATCCAATTTCACTTCTCTTAAACCTCTCTCGTCAGGGACCCAAATCTTTTTCCCCTCTGATTTACAGAAACTACGCTTccccttcctcttcctcttcctcttccgcACCACTGGACTCACCCGCACTTTCCAGGCTCTGGACCCGTGCCCATGGCTTACTATTGAAGGTCAATAAGACTACACCAAAGCGATTTCAAAAGACGGAGTCCTTTGTTGATAAAGCAACCCAATTGCTGTTAAGGCAGAGAAAACTGAAGGAAAAATGTGAGCTTGAAGAGGCTTTTGAGTCTGCAAAGACCAAGGAGGAAATGCTCAACGCTTTTAAGAAGATGGAGTCTGCTTTTGATGAGAGAGAGCTTGCACCGGCTTGCTTGAGAATTGGCCTCAAACTTAAAGAAGACGGTGAGGACCCTAAACAGATTATATCTTTTGCAAATAGAGCTTTGAGAGGTTTTGATAAGGATGATGAACCTGCTTTTTTACTTATTGCCTGGACTTTGCACTTGTTGGGTTCTGCTAAATATGACTTGGGGGGTGAGCTTGCGTTTGCTGATGGATTGCAGTACATTGATAGGGCAGATAGGATATTGGGTAGGTTAGAGAAAGAGGGATGTAGTGATGAGGATTTTAGGCCACTGCTTTACGCCGTGCAGTTTGAGTCGGCGAATTTGAAGGTTGGACTTGGATGGTGGCAGGAGGTCATTGCTCATCTTAGGAAGTGTTTGGACATCAAGGAGGTGATTTCGGAGAAGGACGGTCTGGGGTTGGGTAAAGCAAACCGGTATTTGGCCGAATGCTATGTTGCACAATTATACTTTAAGGAGGCGTTGCCGCATTGTATGAAGGCATTGGAGATACATGAGAAGCAGTTGGGACAAAATTCGGTGGAGGTTGCAAGTGATAGGAGGCTTCTTGGGGTTATCTACACTGGGTTAGAGGAGCATGAGAAGGCATTGGAGCAGAATGAGTTATTGCGAAAGGTTTTAAAGAATTTGGGTCTTATTTCGGATTTGCTCCTAGCAGAAATTGATGCTGCAGATATGCAGATTGCGGTGGGGAAGTACGAAACCGCTATTAATACTTTGGAAGGAGTTGTTCAGCTGCCGGATAGTAAGACTCGGGTGTTATGTAATCAGGGAATGTTTGAAGACTCAAAAAGGTTTCTGGAGATTGATGAGGATAGTAAGACTCGGGCGTTTATCTCAATGGGAAAAGCATTTTGTAATCAGGGGAAGTTTGCAGACTCAAAAAGGTGTCTGGAGATTGCTTTGGGAATTCTTGAGAAGAAAAGGTACGAGAAGCATACGTTCATTGTCGATGAACCGGAACAGGATGCATACTCGGAGATAGCGATGCAGTACAAAACTATGAATGAGCTTGAAACTGCAACCTCTTTGCTAAAGAAATCTAAATGCTATTATGAGAGGGAAGGTGCTTGGGACAGGCTTTGGGGAGGAAATCTTGCAAGACACGGGTGGTTTCGTTTTTTGATAGGTGATGCGAAAAATGCTGTTTATTTCTTTGATCAATCTCTGAGCTATTTTTATCGTAGGTTTGGCCAGAATCATTATGTAGTTGGGTATATCTACAACTATTTAGGGGTAGGGTACTGGGAGAGAGATGGACCTGAGGCAGCAGTTATGAAGTTTGTAGAAGCAAAGGACATCCTGAATGCATATCTTGGTCCTTATCATCCAGATTCAATTGAGGCATCTCAGAACCTTTCAAAAGCTTATGGTGCCATCGGAAGGTATGAATGCTTTTCCTGGTCACTGGGCCGATTTCCTGCAtggtatttgattaatttataatttattggtTATTAGAATTGCCTTGTGATAAGAACacagaataaaataaatacataaaatagaTATCAATTGCTAATTGATAAGAAACGCACAATAACttggaaataaaataatagaactTGGATTGATATTTCATTTCATGATTTCTCTTGTAGCATTAGGATTACATTTATAGGAAACTGAATAGCGTTTAAACAAGGAAATGGGATACAACTTATTGTCTTGCTGTATTGGAATTGATTTATGTAAGGACAGTAACCGTTATTGATGAAAGGTAGTTCTTGAAGATTGCTGTCTTTCCATGTTTATTATCCAACTTCCGTATTTGTTGTTCTTCATTACCACTTGCGTTAGGCGGATCTTAACACCTTGTATTTGAAATCTGTTTAATAATAGGGATACTTCCGTGATGCTGTTTATCTAGAAACTTCCTTTCCTTGAGGCCTTTATTAAAGAGTAACTTTTATATGTATAGATAAATAGTGATCACTTTTGTGGGAATAGTTAAGAATAGtttaagtttctttttcttgataagtaagcgtaaggcgccccatgtacacaggaagcCAACTAATTAGcggtagaaaaaaaataaaaaaatcatgataattAGTCACCAAAGGAGAAACACATGCAGTAAAGATACaaagtgttgaaaaataaagacttaatttTTTCCAAAGTTCTCTCATAGTCTTCAAAAcgcttattttttattttcctccatAGATACCACAAAAGGCACGacggcaccatcttccacacggTAGTGAGAGAAGTTTCCTGCTATATATTCTTCTACTTTTGTGTTTTTCCATGAATCCTTGGACACTGTTCCCTTGCTGCTGGTATATGCAATTCAAGCTAGATTTTATACCTTTTTTGTCT
Protein-coding sequences here:
- the LOC132166270 gene encoding F-box/LRR-repeat protein At3g59190-like, with amino-acid sequence MEANSLIQKPIKKQKLNVEQDIDGNSNCLGNLPEEILLHILSFLRTEDAVRTSVLCKRWEYLWASIPNLDFNLLHASHAKRKLRRPLFMKFVDKVFCLRDSSVIERFSLCCDVLSDASRVNTWISAAVRHNVQELFITLENIKREFSLPYCLFTSKTLTSLDLYMSCIFKLPSTICFSNLKVLNIGKVTFSDEYLTQQFFSGLPVLEELELNRCSWVDLKVVRISAPKLHSMSIFEFECYGDGCQFMIFGVGLKNFNYCGCLLNEYCLYESFSLEKASIHLGTNDTSEQIAHRVHKLLTGLSNVQFLRLSSKVVKVLRYAAELLPHMPMFNNLVSLMFNVTEMSIDLSSEALLKILQRSPCLENLKFWTGGLTSNCEEEDDRILDPVPSCFLSHLKRIKVDRYDGDENRLSAIKILLKKAVVLEKIVIFFSVFLSLENRVKFCKQLIELPRGSHNCKIVVKWYDCSPDRSTKCKIVLS
- the LOC132166191 gene encoding protein KINESIN LIGHT CHAIN-RELATED 2-like, giving the protein MRKNPISLLLNLSRQGPKSFSPLIYRNYASPSSSSSSSAPLDSPALSRLWTRAHGLLLKVNKTTPKRFQKTESFVDKATQLLLRQRKLKEKCELEEAFESAKTKEEMLNAFKKMESAFDERELAPACLRIGLKLKEDGEDPKQIISFANRALRGFDKDDEPAFLLIAWTLHLLGSAKYDLGGELAFADGLQYIDRADRILGRLEKEGCSDEDFRPLLYAVQFESANLKVGLGWWQEVIAHLRKCLDIKEVISEKDGLGLGKANRYLAECYVAQLYFKEALPHCMKALEIHEKQLGQNSVEVASDRRLLGVIYTGLEEHEKALEQNELLRKVLKNLGLISDLLLAEIDAADMQIAVGKYETAINTLEGVVQLPDSKTRVLCNQGMFEDSKRFLEIDEDSKTRAFISMGKAFCNQGKFADSKRCLEIALGILEKKRYEKHTFIVDEPEQDAYSEIAMQYKTMNELETATSLLKKSKCYYEREGAWDRLWGGNLARHGWFRFLIGDAKNAVYFFDQSLSYFYRRFGQNHYVVGYIYNYLGVGYWERDGPEAAVMKFVEAKDILNAYLGPYHPDSIEASQNLSKAYGAIGRYALAIEFQLRVIDAWEIHCPELREARQLLVELKKKADGASLGELKKEADGAKLPVKA